In Proteus vulgaris, one DNA window encodes the following:
- the pyk gene encoding pyruvate kinase, which yields MRKTKIVATLGPASCSEQMIEKLIMAGANVFRLNFSHGTREQHQATAATIRQVAEKHRVFIGILADLQGPKIRIANFKNDSIQLKQGDSFILNADLDSTLGDEQQVGLDYPQLVQEVTPGNILLLDDGNIQLQVSTVNNNKIETVVTVGGKLSNRKGINLLGGGLSAPALTEKDKQDIHTAAAIQADYIAVSFPRNGADIEYARNLVIAAGSHAKIVAKVERAEVVSCEENMDDIIKASDVIMVARGDLAVEIGDASLPGAQKQLIARCRALGCPVITATQMMESMIESPMPTRAEVMDIANAVGDGTDAVMLSAETAAGKYPVEAVSAMARVAEGAERSFAANAENPWQSPSYYSQTGRWIALTAATTAFHDDKHLSVAALTENGKSVTLLSRFMPNNNVYALTDNPALAGQLTVLRGVTPVAYQRKNNNDCDESIMQKLQAEGLLTDMNSLLITRLSTFEKTGESDCCHLVPVKQVEVATA from the coding sequence ATGCGTAAGACAAAAATTGTTGCGACTCTTGGCCCAGCTAGCTGTTCAGAACAGATGATTGAAAAGCTGATTATGGCGGGTGCTAACGTATTTCGTTTAAACTTTTCACATGGCACACGCGAACAGCATCAGGCCACTGCCGCAACTATCCGTCAGGTCGCAGAAAAACATCGTGTATTTATCGGGATCTTAGCTGACCTGCAAGGCCCGAAAATTCGTATCGCTAACTTTAAAAATGATTCAATTCAATTAAAACAAGGCGATAGCTTTATTCTAAATGCAGATTTAGACAGCACATTAGGCGATGAGCAACAAGTGGGATTGGATTACCCACAACTTGTTCAGGAAGTCACACCAGGGAATATTCTGTTACTTGATGATGGCAATATTCAATTACAAGTTAGTACCGTAAATAATAATAAAATAGAAACAGTCGTTACTGTTGGTGGAAAATTATCTAACCGTAAAGGGATTAACTTACTCGGTGGTGGTTTATCTGCACCTGCATTAACAGAGAAAGACAAACAAGACATACACACAGCAGCCGCTATTCAAGCAGATTACATTGCCGTTTCATTCCCACGCAATGGTGCGGATATTGAATATGCCCGTAATTTAGTGATCGCAGCAGGAAGTCACGCCAAAATCGTTGCTAAAGTTGAGCGCGCAGAAGTGGTTTCGTGTGAAGAAAATATGGATGACATTATTAAAGCATCTGATGTCATTATGGTAGCACGAGGCGATCTCGCAGTTGAAATTGGTGATGCCAGCTTACCAGGCGCACAAAAACAACTCATTGCACGTTGTCGCGCATTAGGCTGCCCAGTTATTACTGCAACCCAAATGATGGAATCGATGATTGAAAGCCCTATGCCAACCCGTGCCGAAGTGATGGATATCGCGAATGCCGTTGGTGATGGCACTGATGCTGTGATGCTTTCCGCTGAAACTGCGGCAGGAAAATATCCTGTTGAAGCAGTTAGTGCAATGGCACGTGTTGCTGAAGGAGCCGAACGCTCTTTTGCTGCTAATGCTGAAAACCCATGGCAATCACCGTCTTATTACTCACAAACAGGCCGTTGGATTGCTTTAACTGCCGCGACAACAGCCTTCCATGATGACAAACATTTAAGTGTTGCCGCACTAACGGAAAATGGTAAATCAGTGACCTTATTGTCACGTTTTATGCCAAATAACAACGTATATGCATTAACAGATAATCCAGCACTTGCTGGTCAATTGACTGTATTACGTGGTGTAACGCCTGTGGCTTATCAACGTAAAAACAACAATGACTGCGATGAAAGCATCATGCAAAAACTGCAAGCAGAGGGATTATTAACAGACATGAATTCACTCTTGATCACCCGTTTATCAACCTTTGAAAAAACCGGTGAAAGCGATTGTTGTCATCTTGTTCCTGTAAAACAAGTTGAAGTAGCAACTGCTTGA
- a CDS encoding Rap1a/Tai family immunity protein: MKKGMLLKGLIGMLLLLPLYSQAVTLSGYLEVKRLLALDHPSNKQLESVTQAYLNGIANGFNFYAVAVKIENQNNDDFRPLYCPPPKVEQNGDFMVKHIDAYLDKNPEVKKKQKETPLELIYILALQDAYPCHVDGSL; the protein is encoded by the coding sequence ATGAAAAAAGGAATGTTATTAAAAGGGTTAATAGGGATGTTACTGCTACTCCCACTTTATTCACAGGCAGTAACATTAAGTGGTTATCTTGAGGTAAAACGATTATTAGCCTTAGACCATCCTTCTAATAAACAACTAGAATCGGTGACACAAGCGTATCTAAACGGTATTGCGAATGGATTTAATTTTTATGCTGTTGCCGTAAAAATTGAAAATCAAAATAACGATGATTTTCGTCCTCTTTATTGCCCACCTCCGAAAGTAGAACAAAATGGCGATTTTATGGTTAAGCACATCGATGCTTATTTAGATAAAAATCCTGAAGTGAAGAAAAAACAAAAAGAAACGCCGTTGGAGTTAATTTATATTTTGGCATTACAAGATGCCTATCCTTGCCATGTTGATGGAAGCCTCTAA
- a CDS encoding ATP-binding protein — protein MKLLVPKQFGKLGRRLYMAFIFSSLLTLLIGVVIFFMWGKLATQINASVGESLPMLTTSYNMERYSTNLQMLLKEREQTQRKSVSEQQQQEIHQLLDSLREFPIEQTPQRDFYTQLVDELSELINQQDVLLDKRRELENRLAQLLGQLAWMHDAVGEDIKPLLNEIEWHVSQMLNEKNVQENSLQLLLESTLLQELFTTENELIGLVEEIAHQRYSRDIDVAFHYISVKIDEIISLNQKLKSYPSTIAHRQVLQEIIAITRYDGDIYQTLIDDVENEKKLKALTPELNEKLSQFDNAVSGNVLATSEVLNKLNGNTRKLMATGKIVIVAIIVASLLLSIIVMKILIDRRLIARLNKLSDDLAHVAKGNLTEPVLIEGQDEIGLLSRRLRRFWRQMKEVEASNALNLINNTDASLITCHHDGRMETVNPSAATLLGTGKEQSNKPLWLLFSGEASTMLKAQFSSTSQLYRLGQSECTIRMVKTGEPHFLQFNIREYPHKDEHKYIVTITDITRQELSRLELQRLVALKTQDLQDKNQQLNEEIVRREQAQKHLIQTQEELVQAAKMAVVGQAMTSLAHELNQPLSAINTYLYSAKLTIQMEKYDQLPDSIERIEKLCARMNRIITALRNFSRKSSSEISFISAPLKELVESAMVLVESRSKREQCIITNNIPDELTICADPTQIEQVLVNLFVNAMDAIAGIGESQITIDLLSTDPKRKLVGIADSGKGFNSAVLPKLFTPFTTTKDVGLGLGLSICRSIMQRFGYEIYLASALNGGAMVVLEFTDDTITHA, from the coding sequence ATGAAATTATTAGTGCCTAAACAATTTGGCAAACTAGGTAGACGCCTGTATATGGCGTTTATCTTTAGTTCTTTACTCACCTTATTGATTGGTGTGGTTATCTTTTTTATGTGGGGAAAACTGGCGACACAAATTAATGCATCAGTGGGAGAATCTCTACCGATGTTAACCACCAGCTATAATATGGAGCGTTATAGCACCAATTTACAAATGCTATTAAAAGAGCGAGAGCAGACACAGAGAAAATCAGTTTCAGAGCAACAACAGCAGGAAATTCATCAGTTATTAGATAGTTTACGTGAATTCCCTATTGAACAAACACCGCAACGTGACTTTTATACTCAACTTGTTGATGAACTATCTGAGCTCATTAATCAACAGGATGTATTACTAGATAAACGGCGTGAGTTAGAGAATCGCCTTGCTCAATTATTGGGACAGTTGGCTTGGATGCATGACGCGGTTGGTGAAGATATTAAACCGCTACTTAATGAAATAGAGTGGCATGTTAGCCAAATGCTCAATGAAAAAAATGTGCAGGAAAATAGCTTACAATTGTTATTAGAATCAACGTTATTACAAGAATTATTTACCACTGAGAATGAATTAATTGGTTTAGTTGAAGAAATTGCTCACCAACGTTATAGCCGTGATATTGATGTTGCCTTTCACTATATCAGTGTCAAAATTGATGAAATTATCTCGTTAAATCAGAAGCTAAAAAGCTATCCGTCAACCATCGCTCACCGTCAGGTATTACAAGAGATTATTGCGATCACCCGTTATGACGGTGATATCTATCAAACACTGATTGATGATGTAGAAAACGAAAAAAAGCTTAAAGCATTAACCCCTGAATTAAATGAAAAGTTATCTCAGTTTGATAATGCAGTAAGTGGTAATGTTTTGGCGACCAGTGAAGTGTTAAATAAACTCAATGGCAATACCCGTAAACTGATGGCAACGGGAAAAATTGTTATTGTGGCGATTATTGTCGCTTCTTTATTGCTCAGTATTATTGTGATGAAAATCTTAATTGATAGAAGACTTATCGCAAGATTGAATAAACTAAGTGATGACTTAGCGCATGTTGCCAAAGGTAATTTAACCGAGCCAGTATTGATTGAAGGGCAAGATGAAATTGGTTTATTAAGTCGGCGACTTCGTCGTTTTTGGCGTCAAATGAAAGAAGTTGAAGCTAGTAATGCGTTAAATCTTATCAATAACACTGATGCAAGTTTAATTACTTGCCACCACGATGGCAGAATGGAAACGGTTAATCCAAGTGCGGCAACGTTATTAGGAACAGGAAAAGAGCAAAGTAATAAGCCTCTTTGGTTACTGTTTAGTGGTGAGGCGAGCACAATGCTTAAAGCGCAATTTAGCTCAACTAGTCAGCTTTATCGTTTAGGGCAGAGTGAATGTACTATTCGCATGGTAAAAACAGGTGAACCTCATTTTTTACAATTTAATATTCGAGAGTATCCGCATAAAGATGAGCATAAATATATTGTTACTATCACGGATATTACGCGCCAAGAGTTAAGTCGATTAGAACTTCAAAGGCTGGTGGCATTAAAAACACAAGATTTACAAGATAAGAATCAGCAATTAAATGAAGAGATTGTGCGTCGTGAACAAGCACAAAAACACTTAATTCAAACGCAAGAAGAGTTGGTGCAAGCGGCTAAAATGGCGGTTGTAGGGCAAGCAATGACAAGCCTTGCACATGAACTTAATCAACCTCTTTCTGCAATTAATACCTATTTGTATAGTGCAAAACTAACCATACAGATGGAAAAATACGATCAATTACCTGATTCTATAGAGCGCATCGAAAAGCTTTGTGCACGAATGAATCGAATTATTACAGCATTACGTAATTTCTCTCGTAAATCATCATCTGAAATTAGTTTTATATCAGCACCATTAAAAGAGCTGGTGGAAAGTGCAATGGTGCTGGTAGAGTCTCGTTCCAAACGAGAGCAGTGCATCATTACGAATAATATTCCTGATGAATTAACCATTTGTGCCGATCCGACACAAATCGAGCAAGTCTTGGTTAATCTATTTGTTAATGCGATGGATGCCATTGCGGGTATTGGTGAAAGTCAGATCACTATTGATCTCTTATCTACTGATCCTAAAAGGAAATTAGTGGGGATCGCTGATAGCGGAAAAGGGTTCAATTCTGCTGTTTTACCAAAACTTTTTACCCCGTTTACCACCACAAAAGATGTGGGGCTTGGGTTAGGGTTATCCATTTGCCGTTCTATTATGCAACGGTTTGGCTATGAAATTTATTTGGCCTCAGCGCTAAACGGTGGCGCTATGGTTGTTTTGGAGTTTACTGATGACACAATCACTCATGCCTGA
- a CDS encoding ABC transporter substrate-binding protein, producing the protein MRIKITLSLVCLLFSWLFITPVRSDEQPLVILTTLSDTPMRPLTEAFSARYPETKIQVVYRRVAIATRMMKQYPTQPVDIVMSSSANFFHHLDREGLLARLPVNYETPKWLTRHSDILNDKITTVGYSGIGIMSNTQYLQKWGIPAPKSWVDLSDPIYQGHLTMTTPANSGTMQLMVENVLQEYGWERGWQILLETSGNLSSISARSSRVSDAIARGIVGAGPIIDNYAFNHQKRFDFVEFSYFDKSIILPAYVAIVAESSKRDTAAKFIAFLLSDEGQEIIYKSDMAKIPLSKEILRNNDELANNTEFILNSNEAYRRSEVVNALFDQMITHNFPLMRQVWNDIHEAERQENKTPERITAISKARKIASSVLISEKEANSPTLQALFMKEADQREYSDQALAVLYQWRTLEAERLEQALVLLKETKSP; encoded by the coding sequence ATGAGAATAAAAATAACACTTAGCCTCGTCTGTTTATTGTTTAGTTGGCTGTTTATCACTCCGGTACGTAGTGATGAGCAGCCACTTGTTATACTGACGACACTTTCAGATACACCAATGAGACCACTCACTGAAGCCTTTAGTGCGCGTTATCCTGAAACTAAAATACAAGTCGTCTATCGTCGTGTCGCTATTGCAACGCGCATGATGAAACAATATCCCACGCAACCTGTGGATATTGTCATGTCATCATCGGCTAACTTTTTTCATCACTTAGATAGAGAAGGGTTATTAGCTCGTTTACCCGTTAATTATGAAACGCCAAAATGGCTTACTCGTCACAGTGATATTTTAAATGACAAGATAACCACGGTTGGCTATTCCGGTATTGGCATTATGAGCAACACGCAATACCTACAAAAATGGGGAATTCCTGCACCTAAAAGTTGGGTTGATTTAAGTGATCCGATTTATCAAGGGCACTTAACCATGACCACACCGGCAAACTCGGGCACGATGCAATTGATGGTGGAAAATGTGCTACAAGAGTATGGCTGGGAGCGAGGATGGCAGATCTTACTGGAAACGAGTGGTAATCTTTCTTCCATTTCCGCACGTAGTTCACGTGTCAGTGATGCTATCGCCAGAGGTATTGTCGGCGCTGGGCCAATTATTGATAACTACGCTTTTAATCATCAAAAACGCTTTGATTTTGTTGAGTTTAGCTATTTTGATAAATCGATTATTTTACCTGCTTATGTCGCCATTGTGGCGGAAAGCAGTAAAAGAGACACTGCGGCCAAATTTATTGCCTTTCTTTTATCGGATGAAGGACAAGAGATCATCTATAAAAGTGATATGGCAAAGATCCCATTAAGTAAAGAGATCTTACGTAATAACGATGAACTTGCTAATAACACAGAATTTATTTTAAACAGCAATGAGGCTTATCGTCGTAGTGAAGTCGTTAATGCGTTATTTGATCAAATGATCACGCATAATTTTCCTTTAATGCGCCAAGTTTGGAATGATATTCATGAAGCAGAAAGACAGGAAAATAAAACCCCAGAACGTATTACTGCGATCAGTAAAGCAAGAAAAATAGCAAGTTCGGTGCTTATTAGTGAAAAAGAGGCAAATTCACCAACATTACAAGCATTATTTATGAAGGAAGCGGATCAGCGAGAATACTCTGATCAAGCATTAGCTGTGCTGTACCAATGGCGTACATTAGAAGCTGAAAGGCTCGAGCAAGCACTGGTTTTATTGAAAGAGACAAAATCACCCTAA
- a CDS encoding ROK family transcriptional regulator, with protein MTPNVPNTLRQMNASLVLNVIRHQGPLSRAQIAKISGITKATVSEIINDLLEEKIVYESGVSSPAGQGRKGILVNFDPQHSLGVSIDLGGTKIAYAVFNLDAELLYEYQEPTFDTDDRDHFITQFAQSIENVIEKSGIDRQKINVIGVATPGIIDIKNGVVLEGSPNLPQWDNLPLAQQLTEKLNVPVVLENDIRAALVGEMWKGRCRHTHSCALIGIGTGLGSALLMDGKVIRGANNAAGEIGYMMFAREHLFRNWRNKGCFESFCSGSGLSERIASLRGENLSAIEIIQASQQGDPLAQSLVEEMADYLAIGIMNLVAIANLEKVVLTGGITRSADTFLPRVQANLDRHLFANTKVNIELSELWEKGPLYGIAILALATVYPSIQFMPEIQLR; from the coding sequence GTGACACCGAACGTACCCAATACATTACGGCAAATGAATGCCTCGCTTGTATTAAATGTCATTCGTCATCAAGGTCCTTTGTCACGGGCTCAGATAGCCAAAATTAGCGGGATTACAAAAGCGACAGTGTCTGAAATTATTAACGATCTCCTTGAAGAAAAAATCGTTTATGAAAGCGGTGTCAGTTCGCCAGCAGGACAAGGCAGAAAAGGTATTTTAGTTAACTTTGATCCTCAACACAGTTTAGGTGTCAGCATTGATTTAGGCGGGACCAAAATCGCCTATGCGGTTTTTAACTTAGATGCCGAATTGTTGTATGAATATCAAGAGCCAACCTTTGATACTGACGATCGTGATCACTTTATTACGCAATTTGCACAAAGTATTGAAAATGTGATCGAAAAAAGCGGCATAGATCGCCAAAAGATCAATGTTATCGGTGTCGCCACACCAGGGATCATCGATATCAAGAATGGTGTTGTACTAGAAGGCTCTCCTAATTTACCTCAATGGGATAATTTGCCTTTAGCACAACAACTTACAGAAAAACTCAATGTACCCGTTGTACTCGAAAATGATATTCGTGCGGCTCTTGTGGGTGAAATGTGGAAAGGCCGATGCCGTCATACGCATAGTTGTGCGCTGATTGGTATCGGTACGGGTTTAGGCTCCGCTTTACTGATGGATGGAAAAGTTATTCGTGGCGCAAACAATGCTGCCGGTGAAATCGGCTATATGATGTTTGCTCGTGAGCACCTCTTTAGAAACTGGCGCAATAAAGGATGCTTTGAGAGTTTCTGTTCTGGCTCAGGTTTAAGTGAACGTATAGCGAGCTTACGAGGAGAAAATCTTAGTGCTATTGAGATTATTCAAGCCTCACAACAAGGTGATCCTCTGGCTCAATCCTTAGTTGAGGAAATGGCAGATTATCTTGCTATTGGCATTATGAACTTAGTCGCCATTGCAAATCTGGAAAAAGTGGTATTAACAGGCGGGATCACTCGCTCTGCTGACACCTTTTTACCGCGTGTTCAGGCAAATCTAGATAGACATTTATTTGCTAACACCAAAGTGAATATCGAGCTGTCTGAATTATGGGAAAAAGGCCCGCTTTATGGCATTGCCATTCTTGCCTTGGCTACGGTTTATCCATCAATTCAATTTATGCCCGAGATCCAACTGAGATAA
- a CDS encoding MFS transporter: protein MLSFFKTRKDLPLIEASSEKIRAIYKKHQWQVFFGLVLGYAMFYVVRMALGVVKKPMLDAGIVTTAELGLMGSAFFFTYAFGKFSNGFLSDYANIGRFMSISLIASSFVCIFMGMSTASLFFILLWGINGWFQSVGSAPSCVSIFQWFSPKQRGTVYSIWGGSRNIGEAITWILTATIVSFFGWRAGFIGAGIAGIAAGIILLMILKDRPRTYGLPDPATAYGEESEAVKSSDPKETRRAQLFVLKQPTVWIIAAACAAMYISRYAISSWAVLYLQGSKGYSLIDAGFAMSTYPIAGFFGAILAGMASDKLFNANRHIPTLIYGIANIAGFALMFWGPQSRVMDAVALSMVGFAMGGLVVFLAGLTACDLMPKNAVGAVKGFIGLFAYIAASAQELISASLIKVTQVGDVTHYDFTTVQYFWIGSAIVSMILATLVWNAKKVTMD from the coding sequence ATGCTAAGTTTCTTTAAAACCAGAAAGGATCTGCCGCTAATAGAAGCGTCAAGTGAAAAGATCCGCGCAATATATAAAAAGCACCAATGGCAGGTCTTCTTTGGTCTTGTTCTTGGTTATGCCATGTTCTATGTGGTTCGTATGGCACTCGGTGTGGTGAAAAAACCTATGCTGGATGCAGGTATCGTAACCACCGCTGAACTGGGTTTAATGGGTTCTGCGTTCTTCTTTACCTATGCATTTGGTAAGTTCTCTAACGGCTTCTTGTCAGATTATGCCAACATTGGACGCTTTATGTCCATCTCGTTGATCGCCTCTTCCTTTGTTTGTATCTTCATGGGAATGTCAACGGCGAGCCTGTTCTTTATCCTGTTATGGGGTATTAACGGCTGGTTCCAATCTGTGGGTTCAGCACCTTCTTGTGTCTCTATCTTCCAATGGTTCTCACCAAAACAACGCGGTACGGTTTATTCCATCTGGGGTGGCTCGCGTAATATCGGTGAAGCAATTACGTGGATCTTGACTGCAACCATAGTGAGCTTCTTCGGCTGGCGTGCAGGTTTTATCGGTGCGGGTATCGCAGGTATTGCGGCAGGTATCATTTTACTGATGATCTTAAAAGACCGTCCTCGTACTTATGGTTTACCTGATCCAGCAACTGCGTATGGCGAAGAGTCAGAAGCGGTTAAATCAAGTGATCCTAAAGAAACTCGTCGCGCTCAGTTATTCGTATTAAAACAACCAACAGTGTGGATCATTGCAGCAGCATGTGCGGCTATGTATATCTCTCGCTACGCAATCAGTTCATGGGCCGTTCTTTACCTACAAGGTTCAAAAGGTTACTCACTGATTGATGCTGGTTTCGCTATGTCTACTTACCCTATTGCTGGTTTCTTCGGCGCAATCTTAGCGGGTATGGCTTCTGACAAACTGTTTAACGCTAACCGTCATATTCCAACACTCATTTATGGTATCGCCAACATCGCTGGTTTTGCACTGATGTTCTGGGGTCCACAAAGCCGTGTTATGGATGCTGTTGCATTAAGTATGGTTGGTTTTGCAATGGGTGGTCTGGTTGTTTTCTTAGCAGGTTTGACCGCTTGTGACCTGATGCCGAAAAACGCAGTAGGTGCAGTAAAAGGCTTTATCGGACTGTTCGCTTACATTGCAGCATCAGCGCAAGAACTGATTTCAGCATCACTGATCAAAGTCACTCAAGTTGGTGATGTCACTCACTACGACTTCACCACAGTACAGTATTTCTGGATAGGTTCTGCCATCGTTTCCATGATTTTAGCGACGCTAGTCTGGAATGCGAAAAAAGTTACCATGGATTAA
- a CDS encoding common pilus major fimbrillin subunit EcpA yields the protein MKKYHVLLSLLLTAFTTTATYANNATSIQTVANWHATAVKKPQSELGVTPLNALHFEVTENNHFNTQNGAFDITVKDAEGATDFKLTSKIISNELKNATDNSVLTVKANWNGKTLSNNQETVILDNQKGIHHGLVAENKESEKSELKSLQSAFLFNIINGSQTTASLPEGLWEGALRIEFTSKWSGDFVTLAAR from the coding sequence ATGAAAAAATACCACGTACTACTAAGCTTATTACTGACAGCATTTACCACGACTGCAACTTATGCAAACAACGCAACTTCAATACAAACTGTTGCAAATTGGCATGCTACAGCAGTAAAGAAACCACAGAGTGAATTAGGTGTAACCCCTTTAAATGCCCTACATTTTGAAGTGACAGAAAATAACCACTTTAATACACAAAATGGGGCTTTTGATATCACCGTTAAAGATGCCGAAGGGGCAACAGACTTTAAATTGACTTCGAAAATTATTAGTAATGAACTTAAAAATGCGACTGATAATTCTGTATTAACAGTGAAAGCAAACTGGAACGGCAAAACATTATCAAATAATCAAGAAACCGTTATCCTTGATAATCAAAAAGGTATTCATCATGGACTGGTGGCTGAAAATAAAGAGTCAGAGAAAAGTGAGCTGAAAAGCCTTCAAAGTGCTTTTTTATTTAATATTATCAATGGCTCTCAAACTACCGCATCATTACCAGAAGGTTTATGGGAAGGCGCTTTACGTATTGAATTTACCAGTAAGTGGTCAGGCGATTTTGTAACACTCGCTGCAAGATAA
- a CDS encoding sigma-54-dependent transcriptional regulator translates to MTQSLMPDIDVLLIDDDEDILESYRHLLNLAGMVARVTDSPEKALSLLTPEWQGAVVLDIYMPAMNGMEVLERIKHIDPRIPVIMITGHGDIPLAVEAVKKGAYDFIEKPINPPLFLELVVKAHKERQSILALRNAVISTTQERLVGDSAQITAIREQVQQIADIDKDLMIEGEMGTGRHLLAQLLHELSPHRDKTIQTVDCQNLSDIKQVIAQIEADEVGTLILRSPYDLSSEAQRWLSSYLLDIERQGKRHFRTIAILENNTQQLVTEGRLIPEFYYYFSQITFSLPPLSARRPDIIPLFRAFLRQSAQRLGIAVPKIDRNYLDILKRYDWPGNIRELRNVAELYAVGIVKMVDSEQHRAIIPPEGPLDNLVDEYERRLIEDALYLFAGRVSDVADYLGIPRKKLYLRMKKHDLDKDSYKPKV, encoded by the coding sequence ATGACACAATCACTCATGCCTGATATTGATGTTCTATTAATTGATGATGATGAAGATATTCTTGAATCTTATCGTCATTTGCTTAATCTCGCGGGTATGGTTGCCAGGGTGACTGACTCGCCTGAAAAAGCACTTAGCCTTTTAACTCCAGAGTGGCAGGGTGCTGTTGTGCTCGATATTTATATGCCTGCTATGAATGGTATGGAAGTGCTTGAACGCATTAAACATATTGATCCTCGTATCCCAGTTATTATGATCACGGGGCATGGCGATATACCGCTGGCTGTTGAAGCGGTAAAAAAAGGTGCTTATGACTTTATTGAAAAGCCAATTAATCCGCCATTATTCTTAGAGTTGGTGGTAAAAGCACATAAAGAACGACAGTCTATTCTTGCCCTTAGAAATGCGGTAATCAGCACTACTCAAGAGCGATTAGTGGGTGACAGCGCACAAATCACAGCGATCAGAGAGCAAGTACAACAAATTGCCGATATCGATAAAGACTTAATGATTGAAGGTGAGATGGGAACGGGGCGTCACCTTCTTGCTCAACTCTTACATGAGTTAAGCCCACACCGTGATAAAACTATTCAAACGGTAGATTGTCAAAATTTATCTGATATCAAACAGGTTATTGCTCAAATTGAGGCAGATGAAGTCGGAACATTAATTTTGCGTTCTCCATATGATTTATCATCAGAAGCGCAACGTTGGTTAAGCTCTTATCTATTAGATATAGAACGTCAAGGAAAGCGCCATTTTAGAACGATTGCGATTTTAGAAAATAATACACAGCAACTGGTAACAGAAGGGCGATTAATCCCTGAATTTTATTACTATTTTTCACAAATCACTTTTTCATTACCTCCGTTAAGTGCAAGACGTCCTGATATTATTCCGCTATTTAGAGCATTTTTGAGACAAAGTGCACAGCGACTTGGTATTGCGGTACCAAAGATTGATCGTAATTATCTTGATATTTTAAAACGTTATGATTGGCCGGGTAATATTCGAGAGTTACGAAATGTGGCGGAATTGTATGCGGTAGGTATTGTGAAAATGGTGGATAGTGAACAACATAGAGCGATTATTCCACCAGAAGGTCCTTTGGATAACTTAGTCGATGAATATGAGCGTCGGTTAATTGAGGATGCATTATATTTATTTGCGGGTCGAGTCAGTGATGTAGCGGATTATTTAGGTATTCCACGTAAAAAGCTGTATTTACGAATGAAAAAACATGATCTCGATAAAGATAGCTATAAACCAAAGGTTTGA